One window of Chloroflexota bacterium genomic DNA carries:
- a CDS encoding NAD-dependent epimerase/dehydratase family protein — MSNSTPKTYLVTGGAGFLGINLVRHLLARGHSVVSLDIADFTYPEKDRVKVVKGDIRRKDDVDRAMEGVQIVVHTAAALPLYTPADILSTDIDGLRVVLQSSYEHKVERMIHISSTAVYGIPDHHPLLEDDRLHGVGPYGEAKVQAEQICAEYRAKGMCVPVIRPKSFVGPERLGVFALLYDWAKDGANFPMIGSGKNRYQLLDVADLCDAIYLCATLDASVVNDTFNIGAGEFTTMGEDYQAVLTEAGFKKRIVPLPKGPIIAILKVLEALKLSPLYRWVYETAGEESFVSIERAQKKLGYAPKFSNKQALVRNYQWYIAHLKDFEHTSGVSHRVPWKQGALGMAKWVFKLL; from the coding sequence ATGTCGAACTCAACACCGAAAACCTACCTCGTCACCGGCGGCGCCGGTTTCCTGGGTATCAACCTCGTGCGCCATCTGCTGGCGCGCGGGCATTCCGTCGTGTCGCTGGATATCGCGGACTTCACGTACCCGGAGAAAGATCGCGTCAAGGTCGTCAAGGGCGACATTCGCCGCAAGGACGACGTCGACCGCGCAATGGAGGGCGTGCAGATCGTGGTGCACACCGCCGCCGCGCTTCCGCTCTACACCCCGGCCGACATCCTTTCCACCGATATCGATGGCCTACGTGTTGTGCTACAGTCGTCGTACGAGCACAAGGTCGAGCGGATGATCCATATCTCCTCGACGGCCGTGTACGGCATCCCCGATCATCACCCGCTGCTGGAAGACGACCGCCTGCACGGCGTCGGCCCGTACGGCGAGGCGAAGGTGCAGGCCGAGCAGATCTGTGCCGAATACCGCGCCAAGGGGATGTGCGTGCCGGTCATCCGCCCGAAGTCGTTCGTGGGGCCGGAGCGCCTCGGCGTCTTCGCGCTGCTCTATGACTGGGCCAAGGACGGCGCGAATTTCCCGATGATCGGCAGCGGCAAGAACCGCTACCAGTTGCTCGACGTCGCAGACCTGTGCGACGCCATCTACCTGTGCGCCACGCTCGACGCGTCGGTAGTCAACGACACGTTCAACATCGGCGCGGGCGAGTTCACGACGATGGGCGAGGACTACCAGGCCGTGCTGACCGAGGCCGGCTTCAAGAAGCGCATCGTGCCGCTGCCGAAGGGGCCAATCATCGCCATCCTGAAGGTGCTGGAGGCGCTCAAGCTGTCGCCGCTCTACCGCTGGGTGTACGAGACGGCCGGCGAGGAGTCGTTCGTGTCGATTGAGCGCGCGCAGAAGAAGCTCGGCTACGCGCCGAAGTTCTCCAACAAGCAGGCGCTCGTGCGCAACTACCAGTGGTACATCGCGCACCTCAAGGACTTCGAGCACACGTCGGGTGTCTCGCACCGCGTGCCGTGGAAGCAGGGCGCACTCGGCATGGCGAAGTGGGTGTTCAAGCTACTCTGA
- the hisA gene encoding 1-(5-phosphoribosyl)-5-[(5-phosphoribosylamino)methylideneamino]imidazole-4-carboxamide isomerase, producing MNIYPAIDMRGGKVVRLRQGDPNAQTVYADDPAQQAQQWAAQGARWLHVVNLDGAFTGSGHAASESPNLAALRRILAAVTVPVQFGGGLRDLDGIEAALGMGVARVVLGTVAVQQPEIVREAVARWGAACIVAGLDAKDGMIATHGWQTTSALTASEVARRMGAMGVERIVFTDIARDGMLQGVNVAATRDLARASGVAIIASGGVASLDDITQLRAHAADGIEGVIIGQALYTGAVKLVDALSAAA from the coding sequence ATGAACATCTACCCGGCCATTGACATGCGCGGCGGCAAGGTCGTCCGCCTGCGGCAGGGCGACCCCAACGCGCAGACCGTCTACGCCGACGATCCGGCTCAGCAGGCGCAGCAGTGGGCGGCGCAGGGCGCGCGCTGGCTGCACGTCGTCAACCTTGACGGCGCGTTCACCGGCAGCGGCCACGCGGCGAGCGAGAGCCCGAACCTGGCGGCGCTGCGCCGCATTCTGGCGGCCGTGACGGTGCCGGTGCAGTTCGGTGGCGGCCTGCGCGATTTGGACGGCATCGAGGCCGCGCTCGGCATGGGCGTGGCGCGCGTCGTGCTCGGCACCGTCGCGGTGCAGCAGCCCGAGATCGTGCGCGAGGCGGTGGCGCGCTGGGGCGCGGCGTGCATTGTCGCCGGGCTTGACGCCAAGGACGGCATGATTGCCACGCACGGCTGGCAGACGACATCGGCGTTGACGGCATCCGAAGTGGCACGGCGCATGGGCGCGATGGGCGTTGAGCGGATCGTGTTCACGGATATTGCGCGCGACGGCATGCTGCAAGGCGTCAACGTGGCCGCCACGCGCGACCTGGCGCGAGCGAGCGGCGTGGCGATCATCGCGTCGGGCGGCGTCGCGTCGCTGGACGATATCACGCAGCTGCGCGCGCACGCGGCCGACGGCATCGAAGGCGTCATCATCGGGCAGGCGCTGTATACGGGTGCTGTGAAGTTAGTCGATGCACTGAGCGCGGCCGCCTAG
- the hisC gene encoding histidinol-phosphate transaminase, translating to MSFDFSTLIRPDILEQPLFQWTNSLEAASKRLGIPVENLAKLSSNENLYGPSPKVIEAVARFNELHYYPDPMYLRLREALSKHTGAPIERIAVGNGLDEVIQMLMRVLLRPGDAIIDCPPSFEMYRMEASMAHGRTVNVPRSDEDFSLNLDGIEAAVAAEPGIKALWLTAPNNPDGTLLPPEHLKRLLNLPVFVIVDEAYADFAPYNFMDWTLKYDNLAVLRTFSKGPALAGLRIGYGVFPRILADNLWKITPPFNINAIGAVAATAALEDWDYTKKIAGLIIEEREKLFEELSQFPFLQPVRGHGSFLLARVEGRSAADLAGAMAKHGCLIRSFDSEYVKNCIRISIGTPRETRMVVDALKAIVAS from the coding sequence GTGTCATTCGATTTCAGCACACTAATCCGGCCGGACATTCTTGAGCAGCCGCTCTTCCAGTGGACGAACTCGCTGGAGGCCGCGTCGAAGCGGCTCGGCATTCCAGTGGAGAACCTGGCCAAGCTCTCGTCGAACGAGAACCTGTACGGACCATCGCCGAAGGTCATCGAGGCGGTTGCCAGGTTCAACGAGCTGCATTACTACCCCGACCCGATGTACCTGCGCCTGCGCGAGGCGCTCTCAAAACACACCGGCGCGCCGATTGAGCGCATCGCCGTGGGCAACGGCCTCGACGAAGTGATCCAGATGCTGATGCGCGTGCTGCTGCGTCCGGGTGACGCGATCATCGACTGCCCGCCGTCGTTCGAAATGTACCGGATGGAAGCGAGCATGGCGCATGGGCGCACCGTGAACGTGCCGCGCAGCGACGAGGACTTCTCGCTGAACCTCGACGGGATCGAGGCCGCCGTCGCCGCCGAACCCGGCATCAAGGCGCTCTGGCTGACTGCGCCGAACAACCCGGACGGCACGCTGCTACCGCCGGAGCACCTCAAGCGCCTGCTGAACCTGCCCGTGTTCGTCATCGTCGATGAGGCGTACGCCGACTTTGCGCCGTACAACTTCATGGACTGGACGCTCAAGTACGACAACCTCGCGGTCCTGCGCACCTTCAGCAAAGGGCCGGCGCTGGCCGGCCTGCGCATCGGCTACGGCGTCTTCCCCCGGATCCTGGCGGACAACCTCTGGAAGATCACGCCGCCGTTTAACATCAATGCAATCGGCGCCGTCGCCGCAACGGCCGCGCTGGAAGATTGGGATTACACGAAAAAGATCGCTGGGCTGATCATCGAGGAGCGCGAGAAGCTGTTCGAAGAACTGTCACAGTTCCCGTTCCTGCAACCGGTGCGCGGCCACGGCTCGTTTCTGCTGGCGCGCGTAGAGGGGCGCAGCGCGGCCGACCTGGCCGGAGCGATGGCCAAACATGGCTGTCTGATCCGCTCGTTCGACAGCGAGTACGTCAAGAACTGCATCCGCATCAGCATCGGCACCCCGCGCGAGACGCGCATGGTCGTCGATGCGTTGAAGGCGATTGTCGCGTCATGA
- the hisB gene encoding imidazoleglycerol-phosphate dehydratase HisB — protein MSASGAPRAASIDRRTNETTIAVTLGLDGSGRHAIATGVPFFDHLLTHVAVHGLFDLTVQAQGDLQIDEHHTVEDVAIVLGQALDRALGDRRGIRRMGYAYVPMDEALAFVAVDLSGRPYTVVEAAFSTPSIGALGTSLVPHVLESLATHARMNLHARVLYGRDDHHKAEALFKALGRALRDAVEPDPRRADVPSTKGVL, from the coding sequence ATGAGCGCGAGCGGCGCACCGCGCGCGGCCAGCATCGACCGCCGCACGAACGAAACGACCATCGCCGTGACGCTTGGGCTGGACGGCAGCGGCCGCCATGCGATTGCGACCGGCGTGCCGTTCTTCGACCACCTGCTGACGCATGTGGCCGTGCACGGCCTGTTCGACCTGACGGTACAGGCGCAGGGCGACCTGCAGATCGACGAGCACCACACGGTCGAGGACGTCGCGATCGTGCTGGGGCAGGCGCTCGACCGCGCGCTAGGTGACCGGCGCGGCATCCGGCGTATGGGCTATGCCTACGTGCCGATGGACGAGGCGCTGGCGTTCGTCGCCGTGGACCTGAGCGGGCGGCCGTACACGGTCGTCGAGGCGGCGTTCAGCACGCCGTCAATCGGCGCGCTCGGCACGAGCCTGGTGCCGCACGTGCTCGAATCGCTGGCGACCCATGCGCGGATGAACCTGCATGCGCGGGTGCTGTACGGGCGCGACGACCACCACAAGGCGGAGGCGCTGTTCAAGGCGCTCGGCCGCGCCCTGCGCGATGCGGTCGAGCCCGATCCGCGCCGTGCAGATGTGCCGTCAACGAAGGGCGTGCTGTGA
- the hisH gene encoding imidazole glycerol phosphate synthase subunit HisH — protein sequence MIAIIDYKLSNLRSVQRAFAQIGVEAQLLTTPDDLAHARGAVIPGVGAFGQAMSNLREAGFVDPIHEFVASGRPFGGICLGMQLLFDESEELGQYAGLSLLPGQVKRFSGGVKVPHIGWNQVQVVRDTPLLADVPSGSYAYFVHSYYCVPARAADTCATTEYDGDFASVVARDNIYGFQFHPEKSQQVGLQMLRNFARLAGESV from the coding sequence GTGATCGCGATCATTGACTACAAGCTGTCCAACCTGCGCAGCGTCCAGCGCGCCTTCGCGCAGATCGGCGTGGAGGCACAGTTGTTGACCACGCCGGACGACCTGGCGCACGCGCGCGGCGCGGTGATCCCCGGGGTCGGCGCGTTCGGGCAGGCGATGAGCAACCTGCGCGAGGCCGGCTTTGTGGACCCGATTCACGAGTTTGTTGCCAGCGGCCGGCCGTTCGGCGGCATCTGCCTGGGTATGCAATTACTGTTCGATGAGAGCGAGGAACTTGGCCAGTACGCCGGGCTCAGCCTGCTGCCTGGTCAGGTCAAGCGGTTCTCGGGCGGCGTCAAGGTGCCACACATCGGCTGGAACCAGGTGCAGGTCGTGCGCGATACGCCGCTGCTGGCCGACGTGCCGAGCGGCAGTTACGCGTACTTCGTGCACTCGTACTACTGCGTGCCGGCCCGCGCGGCCGACACCTGCGCCACCACCGAGTACGACGGCGACTTCGCGTCGGTCGTTGCGCGGGACAACATCTACGGTTTTCAGTTCCACCCGGAGAAGAGCCAGCAGGTTGGCCTGCAGATGCTGCGCAACTTCGCGCGCCTCGCCGGCGAATCAGTCTAG
- a CDS encoding histidinol phosphate phosphatase domain-containing protein, protein MRIDLHTHTFFSDGEMLPSELLRRAVVNGTVALAITDHADASNLEEIINRLQNYAVQQAADFELEFLVGIELTHVLPARIGMLAEDAKRLGADIVVVHGETLAEPVAKGTNRAAVESPFVDVLAHPGFITIEEARIAAATDVHLELTSRLRHALTNGHTAQVAREAGARLAVNSDAHSPADLLDEARAIDVALGAGLSVMEAESAVIRHPRALVEKIVRRRNARLA, encoded by the coding sequence ATGCGCATTGATTTGCATACGCACACATTCTTCTCCGACGGCGAGATGCTGCCGAGCGAGTTGCTGCGGCGCGCCGTCGTGAACGGCACGGTCGCGCTGGCGATTACGGACCACGCCGACGCCTCCAATCTCGAAGAAATCATCAACCGCCTGCAGAACTACGCCGTGCAGCAGGCGGCCGACTTTGAGCTGGAGTTTCTGGTTGGCATCGAACTGACGCATGTGCTGCCGGCGCGGATCGGCATGCTGGCCGAGGATGCTAAGCGGCTTGGTGCGGATATCGTCGTCGTGCACGGCGAGACGCTGGCGGAGCCGGTCGCCAAGGGCACCAATCGCGCGGCCGTCGAGTCGCCGTTTGTGGACGTGCTGGCGCATCCCGGCTTCATCACGATCGAAGAGGCGCGCATTGCGGCCGCCACCGACGTGCACCTGGAACTGACGTCGCGGCTGCGGCACGCGCTGACCAACGGGCATACCGCGCAGGTGGCGCGCGAGGCGGGCGCCCGGCTCGCCGTCAATTCCGACGCGCACAGCCCGGCCGACCTGCTGGACGAGGCGCGCGCGATCGACGTGGCGCTCGGCGCCGGCCTGAGCGTCATGGAGGCCGAGTCCGCCGTCATACGCCACCCGCGGGCGCTGGTCGAGAAGATTGTGCGCCGCCGGAATGCGAGGCTGGCCTGA
- the hisD gene encoding histidinol dehydrogenase, with protein sequence MPVVRIIRDAAEGRRFITRNRSLTDREVSPELLDGLARLFGESLSPDQATARIVASVRERGADALREWSQKLEGVVPATFAVSASEIDAAFEETPLAVREALAHSAARVRTFHEKQLRRSWLDWETDGTALGQMIRPLERVGVYAPGGRAPYPSSLLMAVVPAQVAGVREIIVCSPPQSDGHVAPVVLAAARTVGVDKVFAVGGAQAIAAMAYGAGPVPRVDKIVGAGGLFVTLAKRMVYGQTGIDGLYGPTETLLIADDSPDPAWVAADLLAQAEHDPLASAVLLTTSDAQAEAVAQELERQMPLLPRRAIIAQALAGQGAIIVVGSLDEALELGNLYAPEHMCLLVRDAWSLVGRVQNAGGVFVGHQTSEALGDYAIGPSHIMPTSATARFGSPLNVNDFQKIISVFMLGEPTAQNIAGTAITLAEAEGLTAHANAVRQRLAASR encoded by the coding sequence ATGCCCGTCGTGCGTATCATCCGGGATGCCGCCGAGGGCCGGCGCTTCATCACCCGCAACCGCTCGCTGACCGACCGCGAGGTGTCGCCCGAACTGCTGGACGGGCTGGCGCGGCTGTTCGGCGAGTCGCTCTCGCCCGATCAGGCGACGGCGCGCATTGTGGCGTCGGTGCGCGAGCGCGGCGCAGACGCGCTGCGCGAGTGGTCGCAGAAGCTGGAAGGCGTGGTGCCGGCCACGTTTGCCGTCAGCGCCAGCGAGATCGACGCCGCGTTCGAGGAGACGCCGCTGGCGGTGCGCGAGGCGCTGGCCCACTCGGCCGCGCGCGTGCGTACCTTCCACGAGAAGCAGTTGCGCCGCTCATGGCTGGACTGGGAAACCGACGGCACCGCGCTCGGCCAGATGATTCGCCCGCTGGAGCGGGTTGGCGTGTACGCGCCGGGCGGCCGCGCCCCGTACCCGTCGTCGCTGCTGATGGCCGTGGTCCCGGCGCAGGTGGCCGGCGTGCGCGAGATCATCGTGTGCAGCCCGCCGCAGAGCGACGGGCACGTGGCGCCGGTGGTGCTGGCCGCCGCGCGCACGGTCGGCGTCGATAAGGTCTTCGCGGTCGGCGGCGCGCAGGCGATCGCCGCGATGGCGTACGGCGCGGGGCCGGTGCCGCGCGTTGACAAGATCGTCGGCGCGGGCGGGTTGTTCGTCACGCTCGCCAAGCGAATGGTCTACGGGCAGACCGGCATCGACGGGCTGTACGGCCCGACCGAGACGCTGCTGATTGCCGACGATTCGCCCGATCCGGCCTGGGTCGCCGCCGACCTGCTAGCGCAGGCCGAGCACGACCCGCTGGCCTCGGCGGTGCTGCTGACGACCAGCGACGCGCAGGCCGAGGCGGTCGCGCAGGAACTGGAGCGCCAGATGCCGTTGTTGCCGCGCCGCGCCATCATTGCGCAAGCGCTGGCCGGGCAAGGCGCGATCATCGTCGTCGGCTCGCTGGACGAGGCGCTCGAACTCGGCAACCTGTACGCGCCGGAGCACATGTGCCTGCTGGTGCGCGACGCGTGGTCGCTGGTCGGGCGGGTGCAGAATGCCGGCGGCGTTTTCGTCGGGCACCAGACCTCCGAGGCACTGGGTGACTACGCCATCGGGCCGAGTCACATCATGCCAACGAGCGCCACAGCGCGCTTCGGGTCGCCGCTCAACGTCAACGATTTCCAGAAGATCATCAGCGTGTTCATGCTGGGCGAGCCGACGGCGCAAAACATCGCGGGCACGGCCATCACACTGGCCGAGGCCGAAGGCCTGACCGCGCACGCCAACGCCGTCAGACAGAGACTGGCAGCCAGCCGCTAG
- a CDS encoding ATP phosphoribosyltransferase gives MRGLTIALPKGRLLSNSLRALESGGVHFAEAHKDSRRLMFTSTDGGWRLILVKPVDVVTYVEHGAADLGIVGEDVVRESGVDVLQPLTLPFGQCRIVVAGTPQQKQANLRLLTNLRVATKYPRITRDHFSRHGLSAEIIGLSGSIELGPAIGLADLLVDVVDTGRTLRENGLVEIETILHSAACLIVNRASLVMYSDRINRLVETIGRSLPEAA, from the coding sequence ATGCGAGGCTTGACGATTGCGCTGCCGAAAGGACGCCTGCTGAGCAATTCGCTGCGGGCGCTGGAGAGCGGCGGCGTGCATTTCGCCGAGGCGCACAAGGATTCGCGGCGGTTGATGTTCACCTCGACCGACGGCGGCTGGCGACTGATCCTCGTCAAACCGGTGGATGTGGTCACGTACGTGGAGCACGGCGCGGCCGATCTCGGCATCGTGGGCGAGGATGTCGTGCGCGAATCGGGTGTCGATGTGCTCCAGCCTTTGACGCTTCCGTTTGGTCAATGTAGAATCGTGGTGGCCGGGACGCCGCAGCAGAAACAGGCCAACCTGCGGCTGCTGACCAACCTGCGCGTGGCGACAAAGTACCCGCGCATCACGCGCGACCACTTCTCGCGTCACGGCCTGAGCGCCGAGATCATCGGGCTGAGCGGCTCGATCGAGCTCGGCCCGGCGATCGGCCTGGCCGACCTGCTGGTGGACGTGGTGGATACCGGACGCACGCTCCGCGAGAACGGCCTCGTCGAGATCGAGACGATACTCCATTCGGCGGCCTGCCTGATTGTGAACCGGGCCAGCCTGGTCATGTATTCCGACCGCATCAACCGGCTGGTCGAGACAATCGGCCGGTCGCTGCCGGAAGCCGCCTGA